A DNA window from Mesorhizobium sp. C432A contains the following coding sequences:
- a CDS encoding ABC transporter permease — MMRLELVKRPQRSMLFSALSPFIAFALTIIAGAVLFALLGVNPLSAFEIYFIEPISQVWQLHELAIKAAPLILIAVGLSVCYKANIWNIGAEGQFILGGIFGSAIPVLFPGFEGPLVLPLMLLFGMVGGAAYAAIPALLKTRFGTNEILTSLMLVYVAQLFLDWLVRGPWRDPQGHGFPQTIQFNDSAVLPELMPDAGRANWGFVFALVAAVLIWVLMSRLLKGFEVRVLGSSPRAGRFAGFGLNRMVFFAFLLSGALAGLAGISEVSGAIGQLQPVISPGYGFTAIIVAFLGRLNPLGIVAAGLVLALTYLGGEAVQSALGISDKVARVFQGMLLFFVLGCDTLIHYRIRLVGMALTKSAAKLEAAPKLKEAR, encoded by the coding sequence CTGTCGCCCTTCATCGCCTTCGCCCTAACGATCATCGCCGGCGCGGTTCTGTTCGCGCTGCTCGGCGTCAACCCGCTGAGCGCATTCGAGATCTATTTCATCGAGCCGATCAGCCAGGTCTGGCAGCTGCATGAGCTGGCGATCAAGGCCGCGCCGTTGATCCTGATCGCGGTCGGCCTGTCGGTCTGTTACAAGGCCAACATCTGGAACATCGGCGCTGAGGGACAGTTCATCCTCGGCGGCATTTTCGGCTCGGCCATTCCGGTGCTGTTTCCCGGGTTCGAAGGCCCGCTGGTGCTGCCGCTGATGCTGTTGTTCGGCATGGTCGGCGGTGCCGCCTATGCAGCAATCCCGGCTCTCTTGAAGACGCGCTTCGGCACCAACGAAATCCTGACCAGCCTGATGCTGGTCTATGTCGCCCAGCTTTTCCTCGACTGGCTGGTGCGCGGCCCTTGGCGCGATCCACAGGGCCACGGTTTCCCGCAGACGATCCAGTTCAATGACTCGGCGGTCCTGCCGGAACTGATGCCGGATGCCGGCCGCGCCAATTGGGGTTTTGTCTTCGCGCTTGTTGCAGCCGTGCTGATCTGGGTGCTGATGAGCCGCCTGCTCAAGGGTTTTGAGGTCCGCGTGCTCGGCTCCAGCCCGAGGGCAGGGCGCTTCGCCGGTTTCGGCCTCAACCGCATGGTGTTCTTCGCCTTCCTGCTGTCAGGCGCGCTGGCTGGGCTTGCCGGCATTTCGGAAGTCTCCGGCGCCATCGGCCAGCTCCAGCCGGTGATCTCGCCCGGCTACGGCTTCACCGCCATTATTGTCGCGTTCCTCGGCCGGCTCAATCCGCTCGGCATCGTCGCCGCCGGCCTGGTGCTGGCGTTGACCTATCTCGGCGGCGAGGCGGTGCAGAGCGCGCTCGGCATTTCCGACAAAGTGGCACGCGTGTTCCAGGGCATGCTTTTGTTCTTCGTGCTCGGCTGCGACACGCTCATCCACTATCGCATCCGTCTGGTCGGCATGGCGCTGACGAAAAGCGCGGCGAAGCTTGAAGCCGCGCCGAAGTTGAAGGAAGCCCGCTGA
- a CDS encoding ABC transporter permease, which translates to MDIAVNILLTIATAATPLLIAAIGELVVERSGVLNLGVEGMMIMGAVGGFGAGYLTGSPWMGLLAAIAMGAVFSLLFAVMTLSLATNQVATGLSLTLLGLGLSGMMGTSFVGQPGERLPNLYVPVLTDIPVVGRLLFGQDPIFYISIALTAAVMWFLFKTRTGLTLRSIGDSHTSAHALGIKVIRYRYLAVIFGGACAGLAGGHLSLVYTPQWVENMSAGRGWIALALVVFASWRPWRVLAGAYIFGAVWIGQLHAQAFGIPVPSQLLSSLPYLATVVVLVLISRNKRLTMMNTPASLGQPFVPDR; encoded by the coding sequence ATGGACATCGCCGTCAACATCCTTTTGACCATCGCCACGGCGGCGACGCCGCTTTTAATAGCGGCCATCGGCGAACTGGTGGTCGAGCGCTCCGGCGTGCTCAACCTCGGCGTCGAAGGCATGATGATCATGGGCGCCGTCGGCGGCTTCGGAGCCGGCTATCTCACGGGATCGCCCTGGATGGGCCTGTTGGCGGCAATTGCCATGGGCGCGGTGTTCTCGCTGCTGTTTGCGGTGATGACGCTGTCGCTCGCCACCAATCAGGTGGCGACCGGCCTGTCGTTGACGCTGCTCGGCCTCGGCCTTTCCGGCATGATGGGGACCAGCTTCGTCGGCCAGCCCGGCGAGCGGCTGCCAAACCTCTACGTTCCGGTGCTCACCGACATTCCCGTGGTCGGCAGGCTGTTGTTCGGCCAGGACCCGATCTTCTACATCTCGATCGCGCTGACGGCGGCCGTCATGTGGTTCCTGTTCAAGACCCGCACCGGCCTCACTCTGCGCTCGATCGGCGACAGCCACACATCGGCGCATGCGCTCGGCATCAAGGTCATCCGCTACCGCTATCTCGCGGTCATCTTCGGCGGCGCCTGCGCCGGCCTTGCCGGCGGCCATCTGTCGCTGGTCTACACGCCGCAATGGGTAGAGAACATGAGCGCGGGCCGCGGCTGGATCGCGCTGGCGCTGGTCGTCTTCGCCTCCTGGCGGCCGTGGCGCGTGCTCGCCGGCGCCTACATCTTCGGCGCGGTGTGGATCGGCCAGCTTCATGCACAGGCATTTGGCATTCCGGTGCCTTCGCAGCTGCTTTCTTCTCTGCCCTATCTGGCAACCGTCGTGGTTCTCGTTCTAATCTCGCGCAACAAGCGTCTGACGATGATGAACACGCCGGCTTCCTTGGGGCAGCCATTCGTTCCGGATCGTTGA
- a CDS encoding BMP family ABC transporter substrate-binding protein, translated as MKKLLIALMTTTAAMSLAASAQAADKLKACWVYTGPIGDFGYSYQHDQGRLEVEKALGDKVETAYLENVSEGPDADRAFERLAREGCKIIFGTSFGFMDPEVKVAKKFPKVMFEHATGYKTADNLGIYNARFYEGRYVLGQIAAKESKAGVAGYIVSFPIPEVVMGINSFMLGAQSVNPNFKAKIVWVNSWFDPGKEADAAKALFDQGADIIVQHTDSTAALQVAEERKLHGFGQSSDMIKFAPNAQLTSLTDEWGPYYISRVQAALDGTWKPDNVWLGIKDGAVKLAPFTNMPDDVKAMAEATAKKIADGWNPFTGPVAKQDGTPWLKDGEVADDGTLLGMNFYVKGVDDKLPQ; from the coding sequence ATGAAAAAACTGCTTATCGCGTTGATGACCACGACCGCCGCCATGTCACTGGCGGCGTCGGCGCAGGCCGCCGACAAGTTGAAGGCATGCTGGGTCTACACCGGCCCGATCGGCGATTTCGGCTATTCCTACCAGCACGACCAAGGCCGCCTCGAGGTGGAGAAGGCGCTCGGCGACAAGGTCGAAACCGCCTATCTCGAGAACGTCTCGGAAGGTCCCGATGCCGACCGCGCTTTCGAGCGTCTGGCGCGCGAAGGCTGCAAGATCATCTTCGGCACCTCTTTCGGCTTCATGGACCCGGAAGTGAAGGTCGCCAAGAAGTTCCCCAAAGTGATGTTCGAGCACGCCACCGGCTACAAGACCGCTGACAATCTCGGCATCTACAATGCGCGCTTCTATGAAGGCCGCTACGTGCTCGGCCAGATCGCCGCCAAGGAATCGAAGGCAGGGGTCGCCGGCTATATCGTTTCTTTCCCGATCCCCGAAGTGGTGATGGGCATCAACTCCTTCATGCTCGGCGCGCAGTCGGTCAACCCGAACTTCAAGGCCAAGATCGTCTGGGTGAACTCCTGGTTCGATCCGGGCAAGGAAGCCGACGCGGCCAAGGCGCTGTTCGACCAGGGCGCCGACATCATCGTCCAGCACACCGATTCCACTGCGGCACTGCAGGTGGCGGAAGAGCGCAAGCTGCACGGCTTCGGCCAGTCCTCCGACATGATCAAGTTCGCGCCGAACGCGCAGCTGACCTCGCTGACAGACGAATGGGGGCCGTATTACATCAGCCGCGTTCAGGCGGCGCTCGACGGCACCTGGAAGCCTGACAATGTCTGGCTCGGCATCAAGGACGGCGCCGTCAAGCTGGCGCCCTTCACCAACATGCCGGACGATGTGAAGGCGATGGCCGAGGCAACCGCCAAGAAAATCGCAGATGGCTGGAACCCCTTCACCGGACCGGTCGCCAAGCAGGACGGCACGCCGTGGCTCAAGGACGGCGAAGTAGCCGACGACGGCACGCTGCTCGGCATGAACTTCTATGTGAAGGGCGTCGACGACAAGTTGCCGCAGTAA
- the rimO gene encoding 30S ribosomal protein S12 methylthiotransferase RimO produces MSAPRVSFVSLGCPKALVDSERIITRLRAEGYEIARKHDGADLVVVNTCGFLDSARDESLNAIGSALSENGRVIVTGCLGAEPDVIREKHPNVLAITGPQAYESVMAAVHEAAPPSHDPYIDLLPPQGVKLTPRHYAYLKISEGCNNRCTFCIIPALRGDLVSRPAADVLREAEKLAKAGVKELLVISQDTSAYGIDIKYQTSMFGDREVRAKFLDLSEELGKLGIWVRMHYVYPYPHVADVIPLMADGKILPYLDIPFQHASPQVLKNMRRPAHGEKTLERIRGWREVCPDLAIRSTFIVGFPGETDEDFEMLLDWLDEARIDRAGCFKYEPVRGARSNDLGLEQVPQEIKEARWHRFMQRQQKISATQLAKKVGKRLPVLIDEAHGTSAKGRTKYDAPEIDGSVHIQSRRPLRQGDIVTVKIDRADVYDLYGSAV; encoded by the coding sequence ATGTCTGCGCCTCGCGTCAGTTTCGTCAGCCTTGGATGCCCGAAGGCGCTTGTGGATTCCGAGCGCATCATCACGCGCCTGCGCGCCGAAGGCTATGAGATCGCGCGCAAGCATGACGGCGCGGACCTGGTCGTCGTCAACACCTGCGGCTTTCTCGATTCGGCCCGCGACGAATCGCTCAACGCCATTGGTTCGGCGCTTTCGGAAAACGGCCGGGTGATCGTCACCGGCTGCCTCGGCGCCGAGCCGGACGTCATACGAGAGAAGCACCCCAACGTCCTCGCCATCACCGGCCCGCAGGCCTATGAGAGCGTGATGGCCGCGGTGCATGAGGCGGCGCCGCCCAGCCACGATCCGTATATCGACCTTCTGCCGCCGCAAGGCGTCAAGCTGACGCCGCGCCACTACGCCTATCTCAAGATTTCCGAAGGCTGCAACAACCGCTGCACCTTCTGCATCATTCCGGCGCTGCGCGGCGACCTCGTCTCGCGCCCGGCGGCCGATGTGCTGCGCGAGGCCGAGAAGCTGGCCAAGGCCGGCGTCAAGGAACTGCTGGTCATCTCGCAGGACACCAGCGCCTACGGCATCGACATCAAGTACCAGACGTCGATGTTCGGCGACCGCGAAGTGCGGGCGAAATTCCTCGACCTGTCGGAGGAGCTCGGCAAGCTCGGCATCTGGGTACGCATGCACTATGTCTACCCCTACCCGCATGTCGCCGATGTCATCCCGCTAATGGCGGATGGAAAAATCCTTCCCTATCTGGACATCCCCTTCCAGCACGCCTCGCCGCAGGTGCTGAAGAACATGCGTCGGCCCGCGCATGGCGAAAAGACGCTGGAGCGCATTCGCGGCTGGCGCGAGGTGTGCCCGGATCTGGCGATACGCTCGACCTTCATCGTCGGTTTCCCCGGCGAGACCGACGAGGATTTCGAGATGCTGCTCGACTGGCTGGACGAGGCCAGGATCGATCGCGCCGGCTGCTTTAAATACGAGCCGGTCCGCGGCGCCCGCTCCAACGATCTCGGCCTCGAACAGGTGCCGCAGGAGATCAAGGAAGCGCGCTGGCATCGCTTCATGCAGCGCCAGCAGAAGATCTCGGCGACGCAGCTGGCCAAGAAGGTCGGCAAGCGCCTGCCGGTGCTGATCGACGAGGCGCATGGCACGTCTGCCAAGGGCCGGACAAAATACGACGCGCCCGAGATCGACGGTTCGGTGCATATCCAGTCGCGCCGCCCGCTGCGCCAAGGCGACATCGTCACGGTCAAGATCGACCGCGCCGACGTCTACGACCTTTACGGCTCGGCGGTTTAG
- a CDS encoding TerC family protein: MDIFSAASMTALLQVIAIDLVLAGDNAIVIGLAAAGLPVEQRKKAILIGVLAATVLRILFAAVTVKLLAIVGLLLAGGILLLWVCWKMWRELRTSHADEFEATEALSDSDLNSDRTVGGKAPRKTLGQAALQIVVADVSMSLDNVLAVAGAARDHFPVLVIGLVLSIALMGLAASFIAKLLHRHRWIAYVGLLIILYVAIDMVYRGLVEVWPHVSPVVS, translated from the coding sequence ATGGACATTTTCAGCGCTGCAAGCATGACGGCCCTCCTCCAGGTCATCGCCATCGATCTGGTGCTTGCCGGCGACAATGCCATCGTCATCGGCCTTGCCGCCGCCGGCCTGCCGGTCGAGCAGCGCAAGAAAGCCATCCTGATCGGCGTTTTGGCGGCGACTGTGCTGCGCATCCTGTTTGCCGCCGTCACCGTCAAGCTTCTTGCCATTGTCGGCCTGCTGCTGGCCGGCGGCATCCTTTTGTTGTGGGTGTGCTGGAAGATGTGGCGCGAGCTGCGGACGTCGCATGCCGACGAGTTCGAGGCGACCGAGGCGCTGTCCGATTCCGACCTCAACAGCGACAGAACGGTGGGCGGCAAGGCGCCGCGCAAGACGCTCGGCCAGGCGGCCCTGCAGATCGTCGTCGCCGATGTTTCGATGTCGCTGGACAATGTGCTGGCGGTCGCCGGTGCGGCGCGCGATCATTTTCCCGTGCTTGTCATAGGCCTGGTGCTGTCGATTGCCTTGATGGGCTTGGCCGCGAGCTTCATTGCCAAGCTGCTGCATCGCCACCGCTGGATCGCCTATGTCGGCCTGCTGATCATTCTCTACGTCGCGATCGATATGGTCTATCGCGGCCTTGTCGAGGTCTGGCCGCATGTCAGTCCTGTGGTGAGCTGA